Proteins from a genomic interval of Francisella salimarina:
- the rsfS gene encoding ribosome silencing factor, with amino-acid sequence MTTDQRLQIILDALDDLKGQNIQAIDVEHLTDMMDKIVIATASSTTHAKSLARNLEQELKNNKVSILGVEGDNKSDWVLVDIGDIVVHVMLEETRELYALEKLWDIQRKED; translated from the coding sequence ATGACTACTGATCAAAGACTACAGATTATTCTAGATGCTCTAGATGATTTAAAAGGCCAAAACATTCAAGCAATTGATGTAGAGCACCTTACTGACATGATGGATAAAATAGTGATCGCTACAGCATCATCAACGACTCACGCCAAATCACTTGCAAGAAATCTAGAACAAGAACTTAAAAACAATAAAGTATCAATACTGGGTGTTGAAGGCGACAATAAATCTGACTGGGTTTTGGTCGATATTGGCGATATTGTTGTACATGTAATGCTTGAAGAAACTAGAGAATTATATGCACTAGAAAAGCTTTGGGATATTCAACGTAAAGAAGACTAA